A window from Mya arenaria isolate MELC-2E11 chromosome 9, ASM2691426v1 encodes these proteins:
- the LOC128246160 gene encoding mucin-2-like — protein sequence MRAAHGGKNESSTWRFNTSPSRHSAQTTIPTTIPTTIPTTIPTTKPTTIPTVIPTAIPTTIPTTIPTTIPTTIPTTIPTAIPTTIPTIIPTTIPTTITTTVPTIIPTTIPTTITTTVPTIIPTTKPTTIPTIIPTAIPTTVPTTIPTTIPTTIPTTIPTTIPTAIPTTIPTIIPTTIPTTIPTTIPTTIPTTIPTTIPTTITTTIPTTIPTTIPSTIPTTVPTIIPTTIPTTITTTIPTTIPTTVPTIIPTTIPTTITTTVPTIIPTTVPTTITTTIPTTITTTIPTTIPTAIPSTIPTTVPTIIPTTIPTTITTTIPSTIPTTVPTIIPTTIPTTITTTVPTIIPTTIPTTIKTTIPTTITTTIPTTIPTTVPTTITTTVPTIIPTTIPTTIPTTIPTTITTTVPTTITTTIPTIIPTTIPTTITTTVPTTITTTIPTTIPTTIPTTITTTVPTIIPTTIPSTITTTVPTTIPTTIPTTIPTTMINLLLSRDNFLYH from the exons ATGAGAGCAGCACATGGAGGAAAGAATGAGAGTAGCACTTGGAG GTTTAACACCTCACCCTCGCGCCACAGCGCACAAACAACCATACCGACGACCATACCAACAACCATACCGACGACCATACCAACAACCAAACCGACGACCATACCAACAGTCATACCGACGGCCATACCAACAACCATACCGACGACCATACCAACAACCATACCGACGACCATACCAACAACCATACCGACGGCCATACCAACAACCATACCGACGATCATACCAACAACCATACCGACGACCATAACAACAACCGTACCGACGATCATACCAACAACCATACCGACGACCATAACAACAACCGTACCGACGATCATACCAACAACCAAACCGACGACCATACCAACAATCATACCGACGGCCATACCAACAACCGTACCAACAACCATACCAACAACCATACCAACAACCATACCAACAACCATACCAACAACCATACCGACGGCCATACCAACAACCATACCGACGATCATACCAACAACCATACCAACAACCATACCGACGACCATACCGACGACCATACCAACAACCATACCAACAACCATACCGACGACCATAACAACAACCATACCGACGACCATACCAACAACCATACCGTCGACCATACCAACAACCGTACCGACGATCATACCAACAACCATACCGACGACCATAACAACAACCATACCGACGACCATACCAACAACCGTACCGACGATCATACCAACAACCATACCGACGACCATAACAACAACCGTACCGACGATCATACCAACAACCGTACCGACGACCATAACAACAACCATACCGACGACCATAACAACAACCATACCGACGACCATACCAACAGCCATACCGTCGACCATACCAACAACCGTACCGACGATCATACCAACAACCATACCGACGACCATAACAACAACCATACCGTCGACCATACCAACAACCGTACCGACGATCATACCAACAACCATACCGACGACCATAACAACAACCGTACCGACGATCATACCAACAACCATACCGACGACCATAAAAACAACCATACCGACGACCATAACAACAACCATACCGACGACCATACCAACAACCGTACCGACGACCATAACAACAACCGTACCGACGATCATACCAACAACCATACCGACGACCATACCAACAACCATACCGACGACCATAACAACAACCGTACCGACGACCATAACAACAACCATACCGACGATCATACCAACAACCATACCGACGACCATAACAACAACCGTACCGACGACCATAACAACAACCATACCAACGACCATACCAACAACCATACCGACGACCATAACAACAACCGTACCGACGATCATACCAACAACCATACCGTCGACCATAACAACAACCGTACCGACGACCATACCAACAACCATACCGACAACCATACCGACGACCatgattaatttattgttgAGTAGAGATAACTTCTTGTATCACTGA